In a single window of the Sorangium aterium genome:
- a CDS encoding DNA polymerase beta superfamily protein, with translation MELRLRGLTHLDPLAVPLPHGTEVTTRVDRLLGDRRVPQGAIGRVVGSAGAELDVMLVGVGVVRYNRDELVPRKAGQVRHAERRSAAWDALRPTVVLEAVVGSRAWGLANEGSDTDRRGVFALPFPWTTGLAEPPRDLVSTDGSSSYWEIEKAIRQALRADPNTLELLFVRTAEARDDIGAWLLEARGAFVSSAIYGSFGRYALSQLKRLSQAHRLAEHRERVLEWLADDPSLALAEVARKLAAVSPRAAPTQVDRELQAKEYIKQLYRSLHDQGLLPARDFASLVAFARAGRASLDPARDLRPKNAYNLVRLIATAIRWLRDGEVDLVVQGDLRETLLAIKSGAWPLDRTIELAESMTPDLEAARLATKLPPHPDVPRADVLLRRVREEIARRHLATEPGPLGKDAPPAPVATWDDGDATWDGGDAAPTPGNEERKDDG, from the coding sequence ATGGAGCTCCGCCTGCGCGGCCTCACCCACCTCGACCCGCTCGCCGTCCCTCTGCCCCATGGCACCGAGGTGACAACCCGGGTCGACCGCCTCCTCGGCGATCGACGTGTCCCGCAGGGCGCCATCGGGCGTGTCGTCGGCTCGGCCGGCGCGGAGCTCGACGTCATGCTCGTCGGCGTCGGCGTGGTCCGCTACAACCGCGACGAGCTCGTCCCGCGTAAGGCCGGCCAGGTGCGGCATGCCGAGCGGCGGAGCGCCGCCTGGGACGCCCTCCGGCCCACCGTGGTCCTCGAGGCCGTCGTGGGCTCGCGCGCGTGGGGGCTCGCGAACGAGGGCTCCGACACCGACAGGCGCGGCGTCTTCGCTCTCCCCTTCCCCTGGACCACAGGCCTCGCCGAGCCGCCCAGGGACCTCGTGAGCACCGACGGCAGCTCCTCCTATTGGGAGATCGAGAAGGCGATCCGCCAGGCCCTGCGCGCCGACCCCAACACCCTCGAGCTGCTCTTCGTCCGGACCGCAGAGGCGCGCGACGACATCGGCGCGTGGCTCCTCGAGGCGCGTGGTGCGTTCGTCTCCTCGGCCATCTACGGCAGCTTCGGCCGCTACGCGCTCTCCCAGCTGAAGCGGCTCTCGCAGGCGCACCGCCTCGCCGAGCACCGGGAACGGGTGCTCGAGTGGCTCGCCGACGACCCCTCGCTGGCGCTCGCCGAGGTCGCCCGCAAGCTCGCCGCCGTCAGCCCGCGCGCCGCGCCGACCCAGGTTGACCGGGAGCTCCAGGCGAAGGAGTACATCAAGCAGCTCTATCGCTCCCTCCACGACCAGGGCCTCCTGCCCGCCCGCGACTTCGCCTCGCTCGTGGCCTTCGCGCGCGCGGGCAGGGCCTCGCTCGATCCCGCCCGCGACCTCCGCCCCAAGAACGCCTACAACCTGGTGCGCCTGATCGCGACCGCCATCCGCTGGCTGCGCGACGGCGAGGTCGATCTCGTGGTGCAGGGAGACCTGCGCGAGACGCTCCTCGCCATCAAGAGCGGCGCCTGGCCGCTCGATCGCACCATCGAGCTCGCCGAGTCGATGACGCCCGACCTCGAGGCTGCGCGACTCGCCACCAAGCTGCCGCCGCACCCCGACGTGCCCCGGGCCGACGTGCTCCTCCGGCGGGTCCGCGAGGAGATCGCCCGCCGGCACCTCGCGACGGAGCCCGGCCCCCTCGGCAAGGACGCTCCCCCCGCGCCGGTCGCAACCTGGGACGACGGAGACGCAACCTGGGACGGCGGAGACGCGGCCCCCACGCCCGGAAACGAGGAGAGAAAGGACGACGGATGA
- a CDS encoding transposase produces MSQPREIAAGATYLITRRVLRRHLLFRPDAAITRLLVYVLAVSTRRYGIEVHALCAMSTHLHLVVTDTRGVLPRFLQFFHRIVALGTKVLRGWEGPVWDHEATSVVRLLTRAAVVEKIAYVMANPVAAGLVQHAREWPGAKVDVDELGRGVLRAARPSVYLDPENPQWPEEVTVSLALPPAIGQDSAESFRQDVSAELERQEARARAEVQRRGLRFLGAERASRVSPYERVTSFEPLRDGNPTFAVGRNQGDAWRIAGAAVRAFRASYRAALERWCAGVRSAVFPAGTWWMRTFHGASVADVVLTV; encoded by the coding sequence ATGAGCCAGCCCCGCGAGATCGCTGCCGGAGCCACCTACCTCATCACCCGTCGCGTCCTGCGCCGGCACCTGCTCTTCCGCCCGGACGCGGCAATCACCCGGCTCCTCGTCTACGTCCTCGCGGTGTCGACCCGCCGTTACGGCATCGAGGTCCATGCGCTCTGCGCCATGTCAACGCATCTGCACCTGGTCGTGACAGACACGAGGGGCGTCCTGCCGCGGTTCTTGCAATTCTTCCATCGCATCGTCGCGCTCGGCACGAAGGTGCTTCGCGGGTGGGAAGGCCCCGTGTGGGACCACGAGGCCACGAGCGTGGTGCGGCTGCTGACGCGCGCGGCGGTGGTGGAGAAGATTGCTTACGTCATGGCGAATCCCGTCGCCGCTGGCCTGGTGCAGCATGCTCGCGAGTGGCCAGGCGCCAAGGTGGATGTGGACGAGCTCGGTCGCGGCGTGCTGCGCGCGGCACGGCCTTCGGTGTATCTCGACCCGGAAAACCCCCAGTGGCCCGAGGAGGTGACCGTCTCGCTCGCGCTTCCGCCAGCCATCGGGCAGGACAGCGCGGAGAGCTTTCGCCAGGATGTCTCTGCCGAGCTCGAGCGACAGGAAGCGCGGGCCCGCGCGGAGGTGCAGCGACGAGGACTTCGCTTCTTGGGCGCCGAGAGGGCCAGCAGGGTGTCCCCTTACGAGCGCGTGACGAGCTTCGAGCCGCTGCGCGACGGCAATCCGACGTTTGCGGTTGGTCGCAATCAGGGGGACGCGTGGCGAATCGCAGGTGCCGCTGTGCGTGCGTTTCGCGCGTCGTACCGTGCGGCACTCGAACGATGGTGTGCCGGCGTGCGCAGCGCTGTATTCCCCGCGGGGACGTGGTGGATGCGCACGTTTCACGGCGCCAGCGTGGCCGACGTCGTGCTCACGGTGTAG